TTGGTGAAAGTTAATCACAGCTACTGTTTGATATCCTAGCCTGCTGATTTAAAACTTCCAAAAGTAACCAgagttgcttgtttgcttgtaaAATAACATAGTTATCCAGTTGTTTGCTGCACCTTTAACTGCAGCCTGTATGTGAGACCCACCTCCACCTTTTGTATCATCTTTCTGCTATCAGGTGACCAGATGTAAGATAACCCCTAACAGGGGGCAGGACTTAGGTTCCCCTTTTCCTCCCAGTAACCCTTTCTCCTTTATCTCctaaaacaaaactaaacagaGCTGCCACGCTATCGCTGCAGCCCAGTGGCACCTCAGTCTTTGGAAGGTCAATGTTATACAACGTATTATTTCCAATACCTTTTAGCTGACGCATTTGACAGAATTCATCACTGCCTTCATGCTACATGTCCCGTGACAGGCAAGCAGGTCTGTAGTTGGCTGAATTATTCTCTCACTTTCTCCTGATGGGCTCTTCTTCCACTGCAGCATCACCATCACTCCAGATGGCACCTTGATCATTCGGAATATTAGCAAGTTAGATGAAGGCAAATACACCTGCTTCGCAGAGAATTTCATGGGCAAAGCAAACAGCACAGGAGTTCTCTCAGTTCGAGGTAAGGGCATTTTATTGCCACTGGGACCAAATGTAATAATGCAGAGATTCTCAAGCTTCCTACCCCCAGGGCCTACTCAAGAAGGCTGAAAATTACTGAGGCCCACAGTCACAAAATTCTCTTCTTTCTCCCATAACAGGTCTCCTCAGTTATCCCCTTCCTTTCTATTTgcagtttgtgttgttgttgtttatcattttatcttattttctcATTTCCTTCAGCACTCCTCTGGCACTTTCCCCTCAGAAGAGGGagcccttccctctctcccactaGCCTcagacttctctctctcccaccatgCAAGGAATCATTGAGGCTGACCTTAGTCCAGCCGAAAGGCTGTGGCATAGCTAGGGGTGGGGTAGGCAAGTGAGGAAACACCGGGCAAGCTGTGGCACTGAGGCCATGTGGCGGGTCTCTGCAtgctgtttgagaaacactgcaatcATGGAAAGGTCAACAATACATTTTGCCATCATTTCTGCCCTGCAAGTACTACAGCAAGAGAAGAGTGTATTGCTAGTTCACTAAAGTAATTAAAGTGGGCTTCCCTTCGTTTCCAGCCACATTAAGCCCACAGTAAAAGATACAACTGGTTCAAGATGACAGTGTTGCAGCCCTTCTCACTGATTTTTTGGGGATGGCAGAACCATAACTGAGGTGCTCTGGGCTTTCCTAGTTTATAGTTATTTTTTTTTCACCAGCAAATCTGCATTCAGAGACAGATGCCATTCATCCTGTTCTGTGCCTGTGTTATGTTAATGAAAACTGATGCGCACAAACAACTATTGACAACTAACCATCGACTCACCTGCTTGTTCTGCAGATGCCACTAAAATCACCCTTGCACCATCCAGTGCTGACATTAATGTAGGTGAAAATATTACCCTTCAGTGCCGTGCCTCTCATGACCCAACAATGGACCTCACCTTTACTTGGTTCCTGGATGACTTTCTCATTGACTTTGTCAAGTCCGAAGGCCACTACAAGCGAGCTAGTACAGTGAGTACTGCAAATCCCATGATGCCCTATAATTTCCAGAAAGGTGGTCACAATTCAAGGAGAACCAATTACACGTCTACCTTTTCATTGGGATGTCCTCTGATAGATCTCATCATTTGCCCACTGCTAAGATGCTGCCTGATTTTCTGTTGCCTTTCTCCTCTTTTAAACTTGCATGCCGCAATTTCTCAGATTGGTTCTGACATTATTCCTATTGATTCTTCTATCATAGAAAGAGAACATTGGAGACCTTTTGATCTTGAACACTCAGCTGAAACATGCTGGTCGATATACTTGCACAGCTCAGACAGTGGTGGACAGTGCTTCTGAGTCAGCATTGCTGGTTGTAAGAGGTAATTTTTCCTGTCCCGCCACCCCACAATTTTTGCAGTGACAAGTCCAAACAAGTTGTCCCCTGCCTGCACTTGCTCCTGCTCCCACTCCCAGAAAGACAACCAACTTATATTCTCCACAAAACAGTATAAGAGCTGAATATTTATCTTGCCATCCAACTCACCCACTGGTCAAGCTACAGAGTAAAGTTGGCTCTATCTAGTAAGCCtgatgccctccacatgttttaggctacaatgcccatcattgaAGATAGTCCAAAGTATAgagggttggcaaaggctgatcttATAGTAAGGGCTGCCCAGTTACATTTCATACAAATATACACATTCACATATAAAATTGCATTctaaagcaagagagagagatggaacctTTTTCTAACAAGGTGGAAAGATTTACTTAATGCAGATCCAGAATTGTGGTGTGTTCCTACAAATCCTTCAATGGGGGCtgtgtgatgacagccttacatttctctgtatataggaagatactgAGGATCAGGGAAAGCCTTGGTAAAGAGGTATGTCTTCAATTGGTGGCAAAAACACCACACGATTGGTGCTCACCTAATCTCCATGGGAAGCCCATTCCATATGGCAGGTGCCACAATGGAGAAGTCCCTCCTCTGCACTGCCCCCCTAATAGGTCCTGGTACAATCAGGATGGCTCCATCTGCAGACTTCAATCTGTACAGGAGAAGATGTAGCTCTGACTTGTTCAGGGCTTTATGTAGGAAAATGGACATCTTAAATCTGGCTCAGTAACTAAACAGCAGCAAGCGCAGCTCCTTTAGCACAGGCATTATGTGCACATGTATCATGAAGCAAGATTCCTCTCTCTTAATGTTCTTCTACGTGGTTCTGGGATGTCATTATGTCTGTTGTTCTTCCCTTTTTGGTAGGTCCTCCAGGGCCACCTGGCGGGTTGGTGGTGAGGGACATCAAGGACACCACTGTGCAGCTGAGCTGGAGCCGAGGCTTTGATAACCACAGCCCCATTGCCAAATATGTCATCCAGGTCCGCACTCCACTCTTCTCCAAGTGGAAGCAAGTGCGCACCAGTAAGTGTCTTGAGGGCAGTGGCCCACACGGAACAGGCTTCAGTAGGAGGCTTCGCTGTTATTCCTTTAGCACTGCTTGCTCTATTTGTTCTATTCTCATGCTTTTGGGTTATAGATCCTGCAAATATTGAAGGTAATGCAGAGACGGCCCAAGTGGCCAACCTCATACCATGGATGGATTATGAATTTCGGGTCCTGGCCAGCAACATCCTTGGAGTGGGAGAACCCAGTGTGCCTTCTACCAAGATCCGCACCAAGGAAGCGGGTGAGTATACCACCCGGTGGTGATGCAGGGTAGGGTCTTCTGTCTGGTGGGCCCTGTGGTTATGAAACTCCCTCCCTGTAGAGCTGTAGCTGTTCCCCCACCTGATCAGCATTTTGGTGTCGTCTGAAAATGCCTTCTTACAAAATTGCTTCGCTCACCTGCTGTATTTATCTATCTTAGTGATCTTTTATTCTGAAACAGATTTTAACTCTTTAATTATTGTGCCTGTACTTTTGTTGTATGCTGTCCTGAGCTCCTTagggaagaaaggtggggtaaaAATGTAATAAGGTATTTTCCaaagccagaagaagaagaagaagaagaagaagaagaagaagaagaagaagaagaagaagacgttGTTTCACTGCATGGTGCTATCAGAATTCTTATAATGATGGAATGACTCACAGAAATTATTTTGATCCGGTGCTTGTCACAATCAATTGCTGCTTCAGCTTATGAACTTATAAGATCCATGACCTTcacattttcatgaggactaCAACATCTGATTTAAAAACTCCACAAAGTTTTTGTGGTGATTTATTGGGCCTTTTTTAAGTGCATGCATTCTTGGACTTCCTTAGACTTTCCAAAGTGAtgtcctttaaatattttttaaaaattgacacTCATATTTCACAGGTGAAAGTTCAGTGGGACAATCTACCTGAATCTCTGCTTCAATATACCTTCTTTATGATGTAGTTGATTGATTCTAATTATTGAAACGGTGCTTTTCTTCAGTATTGCTTGACTTTTGTTTTCCGATTTAACATGTCATCTTCTGTTTCTCTTTGGGGGGATCATTCCAGCCCCTACTGTTGCACCATCTGGGctcaatggaggaggaggagcacctGGAGAACTCATCATTAACTGGGCGGTAAGCCAGCCACACAAAAGTGGGCAATTTCATTGCTGACAGGTCTCtgtttttctttgtgtttctTCTAGGAGTAGGCAAAATAATCACTGTGTGTTACGTGCGACAAAGCACGTTTGTTGTTCAGGAGCACAAATACATGGAAATAGTAGGGGTTGACAATGACCGCAGCTTTCTTTGGTTACAGCTTACCAGAGTTTGTCATAGCATTGGGCAGGGATCCCGCCTTCAGGTAGTCCACCTGCTGGCTGATGTTGCCCCCAGTCCATGTTCTAGGGCACATGTGCCACATGTGGCACCTCCACTGCTGGAAGGATCCTACTGCATCCCAGGCCACTTCTGGTGCCAGCTCACCATTTCCCATCCCATTATGCAGATAAAGTAGTTAATAAAGAAGTTCAATTTGCACGTGTTTGTAAAATAAATCTATCAATCGAGAGTAATATAGGCTTTtcttttctatataaaaaaagatcCCTAtttgagtagtagtagtagtagtagtagtagtagtagtagtagtagtagttagctcaggcggctaacatcataaaactaagacagtatacaaagaacataagaacataaaaacaggcaatcaattaattaaaatacatcttaaaattagttcagagcaaattaaaatctggacagatggcagtccatgggtaaaattgagagtggttaatattctccagggccaactgttaccactggtcttataaaggacctgCGAGTGGGCtaggaggcctctttaatgcttgttcttatacagaaataaaagaatcagactgaaccccgaccaaagaCCTGGCGGAACAGGCCCTTGCAGgctctgcagaaagatgtcaaatcccgcaaaTCCTTTAAAGAAGGATCCAGGATTATTTCCATGTGAAtagtacttttcttttctttaaataatttttattaatttcccattTAAACATATATAGTCACATCATTGTTATCCACTTAACATctttggctctttagagcctattgacttccttccctcgcACCTCTTGGCTTTCAAAGGTAACCTTTATATCATAgcattttccaattctaatatAACTCATTACAAAAcacctcaaaatttaaataaatgtagaaaggtaaaaaaattctcattacaagtcttcagataaCCTTACTAAGTACTTGTCATTTCTAGGAAGGATACTTGATTTTAAACTGCACTACCCGAGTCCAGATTTTACCTCCTTTTTGTTCTCTTCCTCATTTGTCCAGCTGGCATGTCACTGTTGTGTACATAAATCTGTATAAAGCATGTCATGTGTATGTGAAATCTGGATCCAGACCAATGTTGTGGAGTCTTTCTGTTTTGTTAACCCCCTCAACTGGTCCCAACCTGCATTTCAGCCAATGCAACGGGAGTACCAAAATGGAGATGGCTTTGGATATAGGCTCTCTTTTCGCAAAGAAGGCACTCAGGTGTGGAAGACAGCAAGCGTGCCCCATGCGGAATCCCTACATTATGTTTATCGCAATGAGAGCATCGCACCCTATACTCCCTTTGAAGTGAAGATCAAGGCCTTCAACAGGAAGGGGGAGGGGCCAGAGAGCCTGGTCTCCATTGTGCATTCTGCGGAGGAAGGTAGGCTGGGATCGTAAGAGTGAATTGCATACTTCCGAGTATTGCTTCGGCTCAGTTCAATTTCCACCTGATGCTTCTCTCAAGAGCACCAGATCAATAGCATTGCAAGAGTTGTTTCCTGCCTTGCCCTTTGACAGGAGGCCAAGTGTCTGGCTCCTGATCTTTGCGCCTTGCAGATATTTCTAGACTTGGATTAGATTTGCCCATAATTCCAAGGTTTTGCTGTTGTATGTCCACAGAACCAAGAGTGGCTCCCTCTAACGTTACTCTCAAGGCAGTGTCGGCcacagaagcagatttttcttgggATCCCGTGGAGCAACATGAAATGAACGGAGTCCTTTTGGGCTATGAGGTaagaagaaaggggaaggagTGGATCTGGAGCAAGGCTCAGGTTCAGAGACAACCCCACAAAAAGAAGCATTGGACTGGCATGGTGGCATCTCAGCAACTGTTTGCAGAGCCACCTCAGTTCAGTCTGATAACATGACAGAATCTCCTCTTGCGGATAAGCTGATATGGGCTGCTCAGAGGAAATAGTCTTACTGCtgacttaaaaataaaacacttcaGTGTCAAAGGAGCTCAGATTGCCATGTGTCCCTGTCTTCAGATCCGGTACTGGAAACATGGTGACAAAGAGGAGGCTGCTGACAGAGTGAGGACTGCGGGACTTGTCAACTCAGCACGTGTGACAGACCTCCAACCCAATACCAAGTATCGTGTGGCTGTCAGGGCTTACAACCGAGCTGGGACTGGGCCAGCCAGTCCTCCCACCAGTTTCATGACTACAAAACCACGTGAGTGAGCATTAGCTGAACCTGCCTTTCTTCTCTGTAAATACTTCAGTCACCTCTGATATGTGTGTCTATAGCTTACGAtgcctgtttttttctttttattgctgtgGGTTTTGTGCCTTATAATGTGTGTTGCATCtgtgatgattttatttattttaacttgcaagctgctttgggttTATCTTCTTGTACAgaaaagcagtatatacattatatagtgttggggggagggggttgtctGTGTGTTGACTAAGGGTGTGCCCCAACCACAACATTTGCCTTGTATTCATAGCATTTGAAAGCAGCCTGATCTGTTTCAGATCCCTATCCATCTGACTTGATTTGTGAATTGGGTCCGAATCTGATGTGTTAAGTCCAAAGCTTTGTTTCACCCAATTTAATATCATGAAGAAGCTACAAATGACGTTAACCATTTTCCTCCCTTTTCACAtatgtggatgaaatttgcaagcaAACGAGTCCTTGCAGAGTAAATTTGGGCTGCCAATCCCAAAGATCCATCCCAGAGTGGCTTCCTCTAACATTTGCAATTTGTCATTATTGAATGACACTCAAAATCTGATGCCTTATGCATATGGCACACTGTGCCTTGTGGTAGAACTGGCCCTGAGAGGATTCCCTTTCCATTTACCAGAGTTAGagctggagagggaggggagcaACTTCTCCCTGTATCATCTTTATGGCAATGAGGGCTCAGTGTATTCTGTACATGTACATCAGGGAGGAGAGACATTGGGAGAGGTAGCAAGAGAGCAATGGGGATGACTAAGAATTGAGGAGAAAAGAAGAAGGTAAGTAAGAAGGTGGGAGGAAAGACATAGGGTGGTGTCTTATACTgactcagaccactggtccatctagttcagtattagaAAATATCTACagacagcagctgtccagggcttcaggcaggagtcccagccttacctgaagatgccaggggtggaacttgggaccttctacatgctcTGCCGCTGGTCTACAGCCCTTTCCCAAGAggctagaacaggcataggcagtggcagagcttcatacTCCcgcactggggggcggagagcaggtgggggcaggacaGGCACGCGTTCCAGGGGCGTGGCGCAGCACCTGCAGAGGCATGGCGCCCAGCACAGGCGGGGGGGaactgcgatggcaccccaccgggatcgcgctgccgggggtggtgcgttccccccgcactcctcttcctccaccagtgggcacaggcaaactccagccctccagatgtttgggactacaattcccatcatccctaggtaactggagggctggagtttgcctgtgcctgggctAGAATGACTGAGGAGATGGGAGAAAGTGGAGCACAGGAGGAATGGGTGGGAGAGAAGAGGGAATGCTCCCAGATTTGTAGAATGGGTAGCCAGATGGCAGGTGGGAGGAAGGGTTGTGTGGATTGGATTTCATCAGCCAAAGCATTGTCTGTAGGCCTCTATCTTGCTTTCTGTTGCTGTAGTAAAGATCTCTGCCATTTTGTATCCTCTAGCACCAAAAAGGCCACCAAGCAACATTTCCTGGAAGTTTTCCAGCACCAGCATTAGCATCAAGTGGGATCCTGTGGTCGCCAATTCAGATGAGTCCGCTGTCACTGGGTACAAGGTAACTTGTAGAAAGTCTCCCCCCTCCACCACCGCCCTTGGCTGAAGGATTCTTAACTTCTGAAATGCAGTATAATAAGTCAGTGCAAAGTATACCCCCCTGAGAAATAACACTGGGTGGCAGGGTGGTATTTCATTAATTTACTGAGTGAGCGAGACTCCTCATAAAATAAATGCTCTAGGCATtgcacaaataaaaaataaatgaaataaaaaataacagtaaATCCATACTGCAATAAAGCCACAATAAACTTAagagacaagaagaagaagaagaagagtttggatttgatatcccgcctttcactccctttaaggagtctcaaagcggctaacaatctcctttcccttcctcccccacaacaaacactctgtgaggtgagtggggctgagagacttcagagaagcgagactggcccaaggtcacccagcagctgcatctggaggagcagggaatcgaacccggttcaccagattacgagtccaccgctcttatccactacaccacactggctttaaaaGACAACCGGCATAAAAGTCCAGATACACAACCAGCACAATAAAATGCTGTGTGCAGCACAGAACTAAGGCAACTATCAAATACACACATTAAAAACCGCTAAGCTTTCCCGAGGGAATTAAATCCAGATCTTAAAAGGCTGCTCCATTCTTTCTCTGTACTGTGGTTCTGCATCTGTTGGGCaactttccattttctctggATGTGTAGCTGTGACTCTACACATCCTTATCTGTAAGTCCCATCAACATTTGATTTCTGAACAAGGGCTTAACTCCCAAGTAAATTTGCACAAGATCAGGCTCAGGAGTCTTCTGCAAGATATTGGAAAACGCACATGCCGCCCCTGTGACTACTGGTTCCTTAAAAATAACTGAGGGATGGGAGTGATCCTTAAGTTGAAGGGGACTCAACAACAGTAAACTCAACATGCCTCCTCCCAATAGATGCTGTACCAGTCGGACCCGCACTCAGCTCCTGTTCTGTACACAGCTGCCAAAAATTGGATTGAGATCATGGTTCCAGAAGACTCTACTCATGCAGTGGTGCAAATCAGGACGACTGGTCCAGGAGGAGATGGAGTCCCAGCAGAGGTGCGCATCCTGAGAAACAGTGGTGCGTCTGCTCTTCTCTTTTCTCCTTATTCTACATTTATCGTGTAGGCTCAACTTTTCGCCCCAGCAGGCAAGTTAAAAACGGCAGGATCAATTGCCTTTAGTAACGGGCACGTTTATTCTCCCCTGGCTTTGTTACTTGGTTCTCTGCTTTGGTGTGACAGTGGAAAATTAAGAGGAATAAATGCTGGGGAAATAACAAGATTGAATGCTGTAGTGCTGGGTCACATTTCTCCAGTGTGGAGGATGAATAAGGACTCTTGTTCCACACTTGAGTTGGAAAGTGTGCCTTGCCTGAACTCCTGTCCAGGGTCCATGGGTATTTAGTCAGAGCGTTTTGATTTGGTAGTGAAATGGGACATGGAACCCATCCCATAAACATTCTAATGCATATTCAAACCCTAGGTTTACTATGAATTGAAATATGTGATGAGGGGGCAAAGGAGTTCGGTTCTGCACAGACTTGGATTAAATAAAATCTTAACTGGATAAGAATTACAGGGCGACCTTACACTTGAAGCAAGCGCCATGCAGCTCTGAGGTTCATACTTCCAAGCCAGGGAGTAAGAATTTTGATGACAAGACTAGAAGTACAGGTTCAACCACCACTGTGAAATGTGTTTGGGACCTGTGTTTAGGAAGCTGAAGAAGCAATGCAGTGGTGAAGCATGGTGGAGGGTGGGGTAGCACCAGTACTTTGTTTCTAGAAAAGAAAGGTGGCGGTACTCTGGtcagttgccctgggtgcaaaatttccTCAGGGCCAGGAAAAGCAATTACATGTAGAACGATTCCttcttggggaaggaggcagaagggctCCAGGATCCTGTCAGAGccttgcacctccttcccaaaatcCAGGAAGCATttgcccagcttagggaaggaGATTCAATGCTGTGACAGGGTCCAAGaacccctccttcctccttcccaataaAAGGTGGTGGTACTGTGTACCATTGCATACCACCAGGAAAAATTCAAGTTTAGTTGTCTCAAATTCATTTTGAAGAGGTAAGCAAACTCCTAAGACATCCAGTTATAGTGGCTCACATATGCACACAGAAGCAGGACTGTTACATCAGCTGCACACTCAAAAAGGTCTCTGGAACAAAGTCAGAAAATAATCATGCCAGTGTTTGGTttggttaaaaacacacacacacaaaaaaaaaaaaccttggagAAGAACAGAGTGAAACAGTAATTCTTCATCAGTAAATCAATAATATTGAGAAATGTATTGCAACGCAAGCAGTTGAGTGATCAATTAAGCAGTGCACTAATTGAATGACTAGATCAACAAAACTCTGTGTGCAAATACATTCCACTATAAATGGCTTGTATTTTAGAATACTTCTCTCCTGGCTGGCCTTTGTTTCACTTATGTAAGTAAAAGTTGGGCATCCTTCAACTAGCCTATCTTACCATGAGCACTTCTTTTAAgtaaaagggagagaaagatctGCAGTGGGAGATGGACTGAGAAGGATAAACTGGGAGTCAAGGGCAAACTGAGAAACATCTGCACAGCCTTCATGTAACAGGAGGAACTAGAAATTTAATGGGCGGAATAGGGAGGGaagctgggaactgcaggtgatTGAAGTACCCTTGCCATGTCTCTAGGTACATAAGCATTCACACAATAGGCTTCAACCAtttcaaaaatgtttttccaTCAGTGGGGTGTTTTGAATAGGCCTGGATGCTCAGCTATATTGTCATGGTCCCAGCAGCTAATCCAAAGCCATAACAGGAACAGTTTAAAGGACAAACCACATGAGCCTCTTTCAGAAGCATGGGTGGTACTCCACATATTCAGTCATCACATGAATGGTGGCGGCAGGTATGTGCATGCGAGCATAGGCAAGCTACACACATACGTCAGAATGCATTCATTGAACACACAGACCCCAAGCCATGCTTCAGAAATATATCATGCATAGCCTTGATCTCCAGGCTCCCAGAATCTGCCCCCACTGGTTTTGGAATCTAGAGTTTGCTCCAGTACTGGAGCAATGCTGACTTGCTGAGCCAGTGTTttgccttccccttcccctgtaGCATAGCATACAGTGGAAAATGCAGAACAAACACTTCAGGAAATTCTGAAGCTTCTGCTTGTTCAAAACAAAGGGCCTTTTGACTTGTGTTTTTGCAACTCAACAGCATTGTTTCTTTCTTACAGGGACCAGTATGATGGTGCAAAATTCTGCTGACCGTCCAGTGGCAAATACAGTGGTTGCTCTGATGTACTCACTAATTCTGTCTGCACTAATGGGTTGCTTGGAGCTCTGATAACCAGCCCCTGTTAAAGAGAGATGTTGGATTCCTCCTCATCAAGCCAGAGAGCAAATCAACAACTGACCATTGGGAGTACAAATTTCTACTACAACTAGTAGTAGAAAAGAACTcaagaggaatatatatatatatatatatatatatatatatatatactcttttcttcctttttctttttttagaaaatagAATATTTCATACAAGACGCGAGTCTTTAATCAgtcagtggttttttttaactgaAGAAACAAAAGGATGAATTTCATATGAATTCTGGAAACTGGCTGTCTCATATTACTGTATTCAGTAGATTCTTCTGCCTTACAAAGCCATGTACAGAAGGAAACAGACTCTTAAAACTCAATCTTGaaccttgttttctttctttctttttttaaattacagAATAAACGCAGTATCTTTTGGGGAGAGGTTTTCAAAGAGATGAGCATGCTCTGTATCATTCCAGCCAGTATTGAACTGACGACTCTTGGGTTCAAAGATGAAGGAGAACTCACTGAGTGGCAGCATTAGTCTAATCACTGCCTTTCATGGCAACCAACGGAAGTGGAGAAAGCTAATGGTGATGGACAAGCATTTCCCACCCCAGACTTTAGAAGAAGCAAGCAGAGCTTTGTGAATGGGTTGCCAAAAGTAGAAAATTGAGGCTCACGGGTGGAACCAAAAACATTAAGTTGCCTTGCCATGTGGCTTCCACCCAGTATGTGCTGCTTGTAATCTTCGGTGCTTTGCCACACTTGGTGCAACACACATGCATTTACCAGTTCTTGCATTTTCCTttggttttctttccttctcctccccctgtcccacTTCACTAGGTGTTTTGAAGAGAAAGCGATACCGGAGGAGCTTTTATGTCAGGAGGGAAAAGTTCAGGGTCTGTCTAAAAGGACATTTGAATGCGGTAGAATGGAGGTGGTTACTGCAGAAGCCTCTTTCCACTTTTACATAGTAGTATCATCTGCCCAAACTTCCATTAATCTGCCTTGGACCTGAGAGCAAATTCAATCTATTAAGTTGTCATACCTTTCCACCTGTAGGAAAGTTCTCAGGTCATGTGTGGTTGCCAAACCAATAAATATTTGGAAATGTTATGCCTCTCAATGCCTACTGATCACTGTCAGAACTGAATAGTAGATCAATCAAACGCCTGAACTGAGACATAAGAATGCTGACAGACACCTTTTGTTTCTCAGAACGTTCTTCAGTGATTTAATGTTTGTTCTTAGCTGGTTGATCTCTCTTAGTGTGCTTTACATCTTTCGTAGACTAAGGAAGGCGGGAGGGGGACTTCAGCTCCCCAAACAGCTTGTAAGAACGAACCAATAAGATTAGTGTAGGAATCCTGTTACGCACTATAAAACACCCTCGTACTTTCCTGAACTCAGAAAATAGGATGGATGCTTACTGGGgctacccagccagatgggaagggaaACGTTTAAGGTGCAGGAGTT
The Podarcis raffonei isolate rPodRaf1 chromosome 6, rPodRaf1.pri, whole genome shotgun sequence DNA segment above includes these coding regions:
- the CNTN2 gene encoding contactin-2 isoform X3, producing MGASVELVLFSLAVVSFTVLQPAESTLRNYGPIFEEQPRNIIFPEGSTEEQILLVCQARASPPATYRWKMNGTEIKIEPDSRYRLNGGNLVISNPVKAKDTGSYQCVASNSVGTVVSREASIRFGFLQEFSTEERDPVRVTEGWGVMFTCSPPPHYPGLAYRWFVNEFPNFIPADGRRFISQKTGNLYIAKTEASDLGNYSCFVTGQIDSIQKSVFSKVSQLNLLREDSRPFAPSIKAKFPSDTYALAGQLVALECFAFGNPVPRIKWRKLDGSQSSEWITTEPLLQFKEIGFEDEGTYECEAENAQGKDTYRGRIIIQAQPEWLKVISDKEADIGADLLWSCAAAGKPRPTVKWLRNGQPLTSQNRIEVNSGDLRILKLTMEDSGMYQCVGENKHGSIYASAELAVQAFAPDFRLNPVRRLIPAARGGEIIIHCQPRAAPKAIILWTKGTELLSNSSSITITPDGTLIIRNISKLDEGKYTCFAENFMGKANSTGVLSVRDATKITLAPSSADINVGENITLQCRASHDPTMDLTFTWFLDDFLIDFVKSEGHYKRASTKENIGDLLILNTQLKHAGRYTCTAQTVVDSASESALLVVRGPPGPPGGLVVRDIKDTTVQLSWSRGFDNHSPIAKYVIQVRTPLFSKWKQVRTNPANIEGNAETAQVANLIPWMDYEFRVLASNILGVGEPSVPSTKIRTKEAAPTVAPSGLNGGGGAPGELIINWAPMQREYQNGDGFGYRLSFRKEGTQVWKTASVPHAESLHYVYRNESIAPYTPFEVKIKAFNRKGEGPESLVSIVHSAEEEPRVAPSNVTLKAVSATEADFSWDPVEQHEMNGVLLGYEIRYWKHGDKEEAADRVRTAGLVNSARVTDLQPNTKYRVAVRAYNRAGTGPASPPTSFMTTKPPPKRPPSNISWKFSSTSISIKWDPVVANSDESAVTGYKMLYQSDPHSAPVLYTAAKNWIEIMVPEDSTHAVVQIRTTGPGGDGVPAEGPV
- the CNTN2 gene encoding contactin-2 isoform X2, whose amino-acid sequence is MGASVELVLFSLAVVSFTVLQPAESTLRNYGPIFEEQPRNIIFPEGSTEEQILLVCQARASPPATYRWKMNGTEIKIEPDSRYRLNGGNLVISNPVKAKDTGSYQCVASNSVGTVVSREASIRFGFLQEFSTEERDPVRVTEGWGVMFTCSPPPHYPGLAYRWFVNEFPNFIPADGRRFISQKTGNLYIAKTEASDLGNYSCFVTGQIDSIQKSVFSKVSQLNLLREDSRPFAPSIKAKFPSDTYALAGQLVALECFAFGNPVPRIKWRKLDGSQSSEWITTEPLLQFKEIGFEDEGTYECEAENAQGKDTYRGRIIIQAQPEWLKVISDKEADIGADLLWSCAAAGKPRPTVKWLRNGQPLTSQNRIEVNSGDLRILKLTMEDSGMYQCVGENKHGSIYASAELAVQAFAPDFRLNPVRRLIPAARGGEIIIHCQPRAAPKAIILWTKGTELLSNSSSITITPDGTLIIRNISKLDEGKYTCFAENFMGKANSTGVLSVRDATKITLAPSSADINVGENITLQCRASHDPTMDLTFTWFLDDFLIDFVKSEGHYKRASTKENIGDLLILNTQLKHAGRYTCTAQTVVDSASESALLVVRGPPGPPGGLVVRDIKDTTVQLSWSRGFDNHSPIAKYVIQVRTPLFSKWKQVRTNPANIEGNAETAQVANLIPWMDYEFRVLASNILGVGEPSVPSTKIRTKEAAPTVAPSGLNGGGGAPGELIINWAPMQREYQNGDGFGYRLSFRKEGTQVWKTASVPHAESLHYVYRNESIAPYTPFEVKIKAFNRKGEGPESLVSIVHSAEEEPRVAPSNVTLKAVSATEADFSWDPVEQHEMNGVLLGYEIRYWKHGDKEEAADRVRTAGLVNSARVTDLQPNTKYRVAVRAYNRAGTGPASPPTSFMTTKPPPKRPPSNISWKFSSTSISIKWDPVVANSDESAVTGYKMLYQSDPHSAPVLYTAAKNWIEIMVPEDSTHAVVQIRTTGPGGDGVPAEVRILRNSGASALLFSPYSTFIV